One Baekduia alba genomic window, GGGCAGCCAGGCGTCGCAGTAGAAGGCGAGCGCGGCGGCGTCGGCGGCGCGCGGCTCGGCGAGGCGCAGCCAGCCGCCGACGAGCGCCTCGTCGCCGCCGGCCGCGAGCGAGACGCCGGTGTCGGCCATCGCGCCGAAGACGGGCTGCAGCGCGGTGCGCAGCGCGATCTCCGGGACGCCGGGCGCCGGCGGGACGGTGTGCAGCTGCGCCGGCGGAGGGCCGACGTCCGGCGCCGGCGAGGCGTAGTCGGCGGCGGTCGGGAAGTCGGAGGCGAACGCGGCGAGGACGACGACCATCGGGCGGCCGTCCTGGAGCAGACGGGCCGAGAGCGACGTGAGCGTCCGGCCGGCGCGCTCGACCGCGACGTGGATCTGCGCGGGCTCGCCGGGAACCGGCGGGCGCAGGTAGTGCAGCGTCAGCGAGCGCGGCGCGCGGTCGGGGTCGCCGACCTCGGCCTCCATCGCCCGCAGCATGAGGGCCGCGATGTAGCCGCCGTTGGGCCCGCGCGGAACGGCCCAGCGGTCGGAGATCGTCGCGTCGTAGACGCCGGGGGCGGCGGGAACGACGGTCGTGTCCGCGTCGAACGCGGTGGTCTGCGCCGGCGCGGCCATGGGACCGCGCTCAGTCTTCTTCGTCGCCGCCGCGCTGGCGCCAGACCTCGACGCTGACCTCGTCGACGGGCAGCGGGATCGGCGGCTCGGGCTTGGCGGCCTTGACCCAGACCTCGTCGGCCGAGTACTCGTCGAGCAGCCGGTCGGCGACGGCGGAGCAGAGGCGCTCGAGCGTCTTGTAAGAGCGCTGCTGGGCGACGAGCGAGACCGTGTTGCAGACCTCGCCGTAGTCGACGGTGTCCTCGACCATGTCGGTCACGGTCGCGTCGCAGTCGCCGACCTCGAGCCGGATGTCGAGGACCAGCCGCTGGCCGACCTCCCGCTCCGCGGCGCTCACACCGTGGTGCGTGTACAGCGACAAGCCGCGGACCTCGATCGTGACCTCGGTCTGATCGCCGCCGTCCTCGTCGAAGTCGCCGTCGTCCTCGACGTCTTCAGGCTCGAGGTCGTCGTCCGGTTCCTGATCAGGCGCCATGCCGCTGCAACGTAGCACTGCGCCGCCGCGCACCGATCTCGCGGCACGAGATCAGCCCACCACGGCGCTCGCCACAGCGAGGGCCTGGTGTGCCTCGGCGACGTCGTGCACGCGGAAGACGCGGGCGCCGCGCTCGTAGGCCAGGACGTTCGCCGCGATCGTCCCGGGGATGCGGTGGTGGGGGTCCGGGGCGTCGGCCAGCTTGTGGATGAAGGACTTGCGGCTGACGCCGATGACGATGCGGAAGCCGAGGGCGACGAGCTCGTCGGTGCGCGCGAGGAGCTCCAGGTTGTGCTGGAGCGTCTTGCCGAAGCCGATGCCGGGGTCGAGGTCGATCTTGTCCTCCTTGACGCCCTCCCCGATCGCGAACTCGGCCCGCTCGAGCAGGAACGCCTTGACCTCGTCGACGACGTCGGCGTAGCGCGGGTCCTCCTGCATCGTCCGGGGCTCGCCCAGCATGTGCATCAGGCAGCAGCGCGCGCCGTGGTCGGCGGTCAGGCCGGCCATGTCGGGCGCCGCGCGGAACGCGGTCACGTCGTTGACGTAGGTGGCGCCCGCCCGGAGCGCGGCCTCGGCGACCGCGAGCTTGGCCGTGTCGATCGAGACGGTGGCGTTCGCGGCCCGCGCGAGGGCGGACACGACCGGCGTCGCGCGGCGCAGCTCCTCCTCCTCGGGGACGGGCAGCGCGCGCGGCCGGGTGGACTCGCCGCCGATGTCGAGGATCGCCGCGCCCTCGCGCGCGAGCTGGAGGCCGTGGGTGACCGCGGCGTCGCGGTCGAACCACTCGCCGCCGTCGGAGAACGAGTCCGGCGTGACGTTGACGACGCCCATGATCTCGAAGGGCGCGGGCTGGCGCTCCTGCGGCATGGCCGGGACGATAGTGCCGGCGTGTC contains:
- the folB gene encoding dihydroneopterin aldolase produces the protein MAPDQEPDDDLEPEDVEDDGDFDEDGGDQTEVTIEVRGLSLYTHHGVSAAEREVGQRLVLDIRLEVGDCDATVTDMVEDTVDYGEVCNTVSLVAQQRSYKTLERLCSAVADRLLDEYSADEVWVKAAKPEPPIPLPVDEVSVEVWRQRGGDEED
- a CDS encoding acyl-CoA thioesterase, with protein sequence MAAPAQTTAFDADTTVVPAAPGVYDATISDRWAVPRGPNGGYIAALMLRAMEAEVGDPDRAPRSLTLHYLRPPVPGEPAQIHVAVERAGRTLTSLSARLLQDGRPMVVVLAAFASDFPTAADYASPAPDVGPPPAQLHTVPPAPGVPEIALRTALQPVFGAMADTGVSLAAGGDEALVGGWLRLAEPRAADAAALAFYCDAWLPAPFALLKAPAPAPTIDLTIHFRTRLPHPGMDADAPVLARFSSTTSRGGFFEEDGSIWAPDGTLLAQSRQLALLIPGA
- the folP gene encoding dihydropteroate synthase, producing MPQERQPAPFEIMGVVNVTPDSFSDGGEWFDRDAAVTHGLQLAREGAAILDIGGESTRPRALPVPEEEELRRATPVVSALARAANATVSIDTAKLAVAEAALRAGATYVNDVTAFRAAPDMAGLTADHGARCCLMHMLGEPRTMQEDPRYADVVDEVKAFLLERAEFAIGEGVKEDKIDLDPGIGFGKTLQHNLELLARTDELVALGFRIVIGVSRKSFIHKLADAPDPHHRIPGTIAANVLAYERGARVFRVHDVAEAHQALAVASAVVG